One Glycine max cultivar Williams 82 chromosome 4, Glycine_max_v4.0, whole genome shotgun sequence DNA segment encodes these proteins:
- the LOC100802228 gene encoding uncharacterized protein isoform X1: MVFYFKARPEAGDFTIFMGLDKYENEELIKYGFPEDIWFHVDKMSSAHVYVRLHKGQTIDDMSEGLLEDCAQLVKANSIQGNKVNNVDVVYTPWSNLKKTASMDVGQVGFHNSKMVRTVRVEKRINEIVNRLNKTKVERKPDLKAEREAVNAAERAERKQQLREKKNVGRNWEGLKRRNKQSLGATRV; the protein is encoded by the exons ATGGTGTTCTACTTCAAAGCGCGCCCCGAAGCCGGCGATTTCACCATCTTCATGGGCCTTGACAAGTACGAGAACGAGGAACTCATCAAATACGGTTTTCCCGAAGACATCTG GTTCCATGTCGATAAAATGTCTTCAGCCCATGTCTATGTCAGGTTGCACAAAGGCCAGACCATCGATGACATGAGTGAGGGTTTACTGGAAGACTGTGCTCAGCTTGTCAAAGCAAATTCAATTCAAG GAAATAAAGTGAACAATGTCGATGTTGTTTACACACCCTGGTCTAATTTAAAGAAAACTGCTTCAATGGATGTTGGCCAAGTTGGTTTTCACAACTCAAAAATG GTTCGAACTGTAAGAGTTGAGAAGAGGATAAATGAGATTGTTAACAGGCTAAACAAGACAAAAGTGGAAAGGAAACCTGATTTGAAAG CTGAGCGAGAAGCAGTTAATGCAGCTGAGAGAGCTGAGAGAAAACAACAACTGAGAGAAAAA aa AAACGTCGGGAGGAATTGGGAAGGCTTGAAAAGGAGAAACAAACAGAGCTTAGGAGCTACAAGGGTTTGA
- the LOC100809318 gene encoding sulfite exporter TauE/SafE family protein 3 has product MVEFGTRMGSIWTVLFCFASVFAIVSAERSIVKMEVPRFNVTSREPQQSFLTKALNFLWQSGESGYQHVWPDMEFGWEIVLGTFVGFCGAAFGSVGGVGGGGIFVPMLSLIIGFDPKSSTAISKCMIMGAAVSTVYYNLKLRHPTLNMPIIDYDLALLIQPMLMLGISIGVVFNVVFPDWIVTILLIVLFLGTSTKAFFKGVETWKKETIMKKEAAKRQESNGSGAVVEYKPLPSGPEKDTKEQEMSIIENVYWKEFGLLVFVWVSFLALQIAKENYTTTCSTLYWVLNLLQVPVSVGVTAYEAAALFSGRRVIASTGEQGKDFTVLQLMIYCVFGVLAGVVGGMLGLGGGFVMGPLFLELGVPPQVSSATATFAMTFSSSMSVIEYYLLKRFPVPYALYFILVATIAAFVGQHIVRKLIILFGRASLIIFILASTIFVSAVSLGGVGIVNMVHKIQNHEYMGFEDLCKYGS; this is encoded by the exons ATGGTCGAGTTTGGAACGAGAATGGGATCCATATGGAcggtgttgttttgttttgcatcGGTTTTCGCGATCGTTTCTGCAGAACGAAGCATTGTGAAAATGGAAGTGCCGAGATTCAATGTCACCAGCCGAGAGCCTCAACAGAGTTTCCTCACCAAAGCTTTGAATTTCTTATGGCAATCTGGAGAATCAGGGTACCAACACGTGTGGCCG GATATGGAATTTGGATGGGAAATTGTGTTGGGTACTTTTGTTGGGTTTTGTGGTGCCGCGTTTGGAAGTGTTGGTGGAGTAGGCGGAGGTGGCATATTCGTCCCTATGCTTAGCCTAATCATTGGATTTGATCCAAAATCATCCACAGCTATCTCAAAAT GTATGATCATGGGTGCAGCTGTGTCAACTGTTTACTACAACCTTAAGCTAAGGCATCCTACGTTGAATATGCCCATCATTGACTATGATTTGGCACTTCTCATTCAACCAATGCTCATGCTTGGCATCAGCATTGGAGTGGTCTTTAACGTTGTATTTCCTGATTGGATTGTGACTATATTGCTTATTGTTCTCTTCTTAG GCACATCAACAAAAGCATTCTTTAAAGGGGTTGAAACATGGAAAAAGGAAACCATAATGAAAAAG GAGGCTGCTAAACGACAAGAATCAAACG GTTCTGGGGCTGTAGTGGAATACAAACCTCTTCCCAGTGGACCAGAAAAGGACACCAAGGAACAAGAG ATGAGTATTATTGAAAATGTATATTGGAAGGAGTTTGGACTTCTGGTGTTCGTTTGGGTTTCATTCCTTGCACTACAGATTGCCAAG GAAAACTATACGACTACTTGTTCAACATTATATTGGGTACTGAACTTGTTACAG gtCCCAGTCTCAGTTGGAGTAACTGCATATGAGGCAGCTGCCTTGTTCAGTGGACGTAGAGTAATTGCTTCCACGGGAGAACAAGGGAAAGATTTCACTGTTCTCCAGTTAATGATCTATTGTGTCTTTGGTGTTCTGGCTGGTGTAGTTGGTGGCATGTTGGGACTAGGAGGAGGATTCGTTATGGGTCCACTTTTTCTGGAGTTGGGAGTCCCACCTCAG GTGTCAAGCGCAACAGCCAcctttgcaatgaccttctccTCATCTATGTCTGTCATAGAATACTACCTGTTGAAACGTTTTCCAGTTCCTTATG CTCTTTACTTCATTCTTGTGGCTACTATTGCTGCCTTTGTTGGACAGCACATTGTGAGAAAACTAATTATCCTATTCGGGAGAGCATCTCTTATAATCTTCATTCTAGCCTCTACAATATTTGTCAGTGCCGTCTCGTTAG GTGGAGTTGGCATTGTCAATATGGTACACAAGATCCAGAATCATGAATACATGGGATTTGAGGATCTTTGCAAATACGGGTCATAG
- the LOC100802228 gene encoding uncharacterized protein isoform X2, translating to MSSAHVYVRLHKGQTIDDMSEGLLEDCAQLVKANSIQGNKVNNVDVVYTPWSNLKKTASMDVGQVGFHNSKMVRTVRVEKRINEIVNRLNKTKVERKPDLKAEREAVNAAERAERKQQLREKKRREELGRLEKEKQTELRSYKGLMVAENMTSNKQIASGSKSLQELEEDFM from the exons ATGTCTTCAGCCCATGTCTATGTCAGGTTGCACAAAGGCCAGACCATCGATGACATGAGTGAGGGTTTACTGGAAGACTGTGCTCAGCTTGTCAAAGCAAATTCAATTCAAG GAAATAAAGTGAACAATGTCGATGTTGTTTACACACCCTGGTCTAATTTAAAGAAAACTGCTTCAATGGATGTTGGCCAAGTTGGTTTTCACAACTCAAAAATG GTTCGAACTGTAAGAGTTGAGAAGAGGATAAATGAGATTGTTAACAGGCTAAACAAGACAAAAGTGGAAAGGAAACCTGATTTGAAAG CTGAGCGAGAAGCAGTTAATGCAGCTGAGAGAGCTGAGAGAAAACAACAACTGAGAGAAAAA AAACGTCGGGAGGAATTGGGAAGGCTTGAAAAGGAGAAACAAACAGAGCTTAGGAGCTACAAGGGTTTGATGGTTGCAGAAAATATGACATCCAACAAACAAATTGCATCAGGAAGCAAATCATTACAGGAACTGGAGGAGGATTTCATGTAA
- the LOC100801697 gene encoding signal peptide peptidase, which translates to MKNTERIANLALAGLTLAPLVVKVDPNLNVILTASLTVFVGCYRSVKPTPPTETMSNEHAMRFPFVGSAMLLSLFLLFKFLSKDLVNTVLTGYFFVLGIVALSATLLPFIKRFLPKHWNEDLIVWRFPYFRSLEIEFTKSQVVAGIPGTFFCAWYALQKHWLANNILGLAFCIQGIEMLSLGSFKTGAILLAGLFVYDIFWVFFTPVMVSVAKSFDAPIKLLFPTADSARPFSMLGLGDIVIPGIFVALALRFDVSRGKQPQYFKSAFVGYTVGLVLTIVVMNWFQAAQPALLYIVPSVIGFLAAHCLWNGDVKQLLEFDESKTANSPQESADDKSSKKVE; encoded by the exons ATGAAGAATACGGAACGAATTGCCAATTTGGCTTTAGCAG GTTTAACCTTAGCGCCTCTTGTTGTGAAAGTAGATCCgaatttaaatgttattttgacTGCTTCCCTCACTGTGTTTGTGGGCTGTTACCGCTCCGTTAAACCAACCCCACCAACT GAGACAATGTCCAATGAACATGCCATGCGTTTTCCCTTTGTTGGGAGTGCAATGTTATTGTCACTCTTCTTACTCTTCAAGTTTCTATCCAAGGACTTGGTGAACACTGTATTGACAGGCTACTTCTTTGTACTTGGGATTGTTGCCCTTTC GGCAACATTATTACCATTTATTAAACGTTTTCTGCCAAAGCATTGGAATGAGGACCTCATAGTCTGGCGTTTTCCATATTTCCGTT CATTGGAGATTGAGTTTACAAAGTCACAGGTCGTTGCTGGAATCCCTGGGACATTTTTTTGTGCCTGGTATGCTTTGCAGAAGCATTGGCTAGCAAATAATATATTGGGTCTTGCTTTCTGTATTCAG GGAATTGAAATGCTTTCTCTTGGGTCTTTCAAGACTGGTGCTATTCTCTTG GCTGGTCTATTTGTGTATGACATTTTCTGGGTTTTCTTCACCCCAGTGATGGTCAGCGTTGCAAAATCATTTGATGCTCCAATAAAG CTTTTGTTCCCCACAGCAGATTCAGCAAGGCCATTTTCAATGCTTGGCCTTGGTGATATTGTTATCCCTG GTATTTTTGTAGCATTGGCTTTGCGATTTGATGTATCTAGAGGAAAACAGCCCCAGTATTTCAAGAGTGCATTTGTAGGATACACTGTTGGCTTGGTCCTTACAATTGTTGTGATGAACTGGTTTCAGGCTGCACAG CCTGCTCTTTTGTATATTGTACCTTCTGTAATTGGATTTTTGGCTGCTCATTGCTTATGGAATGGTGATGTCAAACAG TTGTTGGAGTTCGATGAGTCAAAGACTGCCAATTCACCTCAAGAGAGTGCTGACGACAAGTCTAGCAAAAAGGTTGAATAA
- the LOC100802228 gene encoding uncharacterized protein LOC100802228: MVFYFKARPEAGDFTIFMGLDKYENEELIKYGFPEDIWFHVDKMSSAHVYVRLHKGQTIDDMSEGLLEDCAQLVKANSIQGNKVNNVDVVYTPWSNLKKTASMDVGQVGFHNSKMVRTVRVEKRINEIVNRLNKTKVERKPDLKAEREAVNAAERAERKQQLREKKRREELGRLEKEKQTELRSYKGLMVAENMTSNKQIASGSKSLQELEEDFM, from the exons ATGGTGTTCTACTTCAAAGCGCGCCCCGAAGCCGGCGATTTCACCATCTTCATGGGCCTTGACAAGTACGAGAACGAGGAACTCATCAAATACGGTTTTCCCGAAGACATCTG GTTCCATGTCGATAAAATGTCTTCAGCCCATGTCTATGTCAGGTTGCACAAAGGCCAGACCATCGATGACATGAGTGAGGGTTTACTGGAAGACTGTGCTCAGCTTGTCAAAGCAAATTCAATTCAAG GAAATAAAGTGAACAATGTCGATGTTGTTTACACACCCTGGTCTAATTTAAAGAAAACTGCTTCAATGGATGTTGGCCAAGTTGGTTTTCACAACTCAAAAATG GTTCGAACTGTAAGAGTTGAGAAGAGGATAAATGAGATTGTTAACAGGCTAAACAAGACAAAAGTGGAAAGGAAACCTGATTTGAAAG CTGAGCGAGAAGCAGTTAATGCAGCTGAGAGAGCTGAGAGAAAACAACAACTGAGAGAAAAA AAACGTCGGGAGGAATTGGGAAGGCTTGAAAAGGAGAAACAAACAGAGCTTAGGAGCTACAAGGGTTTGATGGTTGCAGAAAATATGACATCCAACAAACAAATTGCATCAGGAAGCAAATCATTACAGGAACTGGAGGAGGATTTCATGTAA